The region CCGAGCTCTAGGGTCGTGGGTTTCCTCCCCGTGAAGGCGTGGTTCGGGCAGGATTACCCCGAAAACAATGCGATCCAAATGACCAACTCAATTTTCCTGGGCCAACTCGGCCCGTGGTTCTTCAGCCCGGGAAACAGCGGGCAACCAAATGaggcctcaaggaagcaaggactacCGGGAATTCTGCAAATACCGAACTCAAGAAGCCTCTCGAGATCTACCTTCGAGACAACTAATCCGTATTTTGAAATGGAGAGTGGGGTCCAGTATCTTATCAAGTCAATACTATTTGGTGAGTCGCATCTTGTATTTTCCATCCATGCATCTAGTCTAGTCAAGAACAAAAATAAGCTCGAGCCAGGTCTGAATAATAATGTTAGGAATTCCGCTCCCCAAGATCAAAGTATACAACCATATAGAGTACATATGCCTCAACTGCTACTTCCATCGCAATTTTGGATTTGGGATATGCATCCAGAACTACTTACGCTACTTCCCACACccagctactacctccgtcctgtttATTGGTCCCCTTGATATTTTGTATCAAATTTTAAccttagatttaactaacaaaatatcaaTGCATATTATCAAAATTTAttcattggatttgtatttgaacgtagTTTTCAATGATATTATTTTTACTACGTATAACTTGTATTTGTTTAGTTAAAATCATTGTTAAAATATGACCCTAAATACGAGGAGGGCTAATAAATCAGGAAGGAGGTAGTATTCTCCGGCATCAAGGACGAAGCTCGGCGATGGCGACGTGCTAGGGCAAAAGGACTACCCGCAATCATCCGTGTAACCTGATCACTATGTGCTGGAGCTGAGCAACCCTTTTCTCCCCTGCTCACCTGTAACCTCACCAATGCCTCCTAGTGTACCCTAACTGAGGTTACAACCTTGTATTCCCTTCTATCTATCAATGGTCAATGGAAAAATACTAGTAGATTGTATATTGTATACCCCGTCTGTCCTAAAACGGATTCAGATCGCCCAACGCATAATCAGGCCAAGTCTTTCGATCGATGAGAGGAGCTACAGTATATTTTACGGTTAGCCTGTCGACCATGTGCAGCGTCCAAGCATGACTGCTAGTCAGTGGTGCGAGTTTCATTGGTCGATAGCGCTGACCACGTTCGCTTACGCGGTACGCCACCTCTCCTGCCTAGTaccatctttttttttttttgacaacTTCCTGCCTAGTACCATCTTAGCGCTAAGTCCTCACTATTCCCGAGTCTATCCAGACGGGCTGAGGGTTAATCTTTTCCCACTTGTGTTGCAAGTTGCAACAACCTTTCCGCCCACCCAGGTTCAATCCAAATTgcggactaaggcatagcctagtgctgGGAAGGGGCTAATGCCTTCTCATCCACGCAGGTTCAACCCAaattgcagactaaggcatagcctagtgataGAAAGGGGCTGATGCCTTTTCATCcatccaggttcaaggcatggtatttGTAATTTGTGTTTGTTGCATCAATAATACTATAAGGGGTCAGTCTCTCCGTCAAAAAAAAAAGAAAGTTGCAACAACCTTATCTCTAGTGCTTACGGAAAAAAGCGTGTCTCTAGTTTTATGGAATCTTAACCATGTCCAtgctttttttttttaaaaaaacgtctgatttattcatcttcaatcatgttaCTACAACAAAcatcaaaaataataaaaattacatcaagattCTTAGACCATCTAGAGATGACTACATgcattgaagcgagccgaaggcgtgtCGTTGTCATCACCCCTCCCTCGTCAGAGCCGGGCATAACTTGTTGTAGTACACATTCAGGAACTCATCATGGTAAGGCCggactttgtaaatttcaagatgatatgtcagctcagtctttcgaaggtgctcatagggtagAGTGTGTGTGCGTgtttataggggtgagtgtatgcgcgtgtctaTGAGCGCTtgggtctgtactgtgttaaaaaacggACGTGTGGGCGTTCTccaactcgcccacacgcctgGATGGTCGTTGATTGttttttgcacgaatcttgacacgaaAAGGTGAATTTGATGTGCCACGTAGGACGGGGCTGAtgtgtgggcgttggagagtttGCCCACACGCCCCACATCACGCTGTTGCCAGCTGCGCTGTGTGGACcaactagtttctgcccacacagccaccacctagtccatgcgcgtgtgggcgaactgattTTCGCCCACGCGACACTCCTACgttgtggatggcaactgcagttacgcgaatgtggcaactaggtaaacaaacatggcaactgtgattgttttgctagacggcaactgcagttgcgcgtacgtggcaaccagataaacacgcATGGCAACTGCGATTAActatacatggcaactatggttggaccacacgtggcaactaggtaaacagacatggcaactactgtttgacCATGTGTGGCAaatagttaatcacacacggcaactacggtttgattacacacggcaactaccataaattagatatggcaactatagttaatcaaaacagatagagttatcatgcttttacaactacacttgccatcctggataactacatctgccaaccaggatggcaactaaatcATCATCCCACGGGTATCTAACGTAGCTGCGTtaggacgtgtgggcatttttgcttTGTGCCACACGCGCGGGGTAAAGATGAGTAGTACTTGTTAGACATGTGGCACGAAGTAGCCGCGCCCACACATGTAGGCAATTCTAATGTTCGCCCACACACAACCCGTGTGGGATGCCTCTTGCTCACACCACATACGGTGTGTGGCTAGACCCTTTAACGCCCACACATATGGGCGTTATCGGCGTCCTAAAAAAAAGAGAATAGAGAAAATAACTGACGTGGCGGCGGGGAGAAAGAGAGAGTCCGATGTCGCACTAGTGAGTAGTGACTAGGAGTCTAGGACTACAAAACTGGTTAACTGAGAGGCAAAGTATCGTGAACGGTTTTATATAAGTTGATGGGTAATCCGATTCAAATCAAAGATGTAAAGTTAAATTTAGAACAAATTGAAGGGGGTAAATAACTTCTCTTCAACTCATGTGCCGAGCCTTTCCACATATTTTGAGACGTCAACTCATGCCACGAGTCGTTCGAAATGGGACTATATTTTAGGTGGATCATGTGCGTCTAGCTGGCCATGGCTGCTGTTGGTGCAAGTTGCTTCTTAATATAATGCATCGTCAACCAACGAATGGTCTCTTCTACCATTTCTATGTTCCCGGGCCTTCATAAAAGCATCTGCAAATTGCGAACAACtgcacaaaactctgcatcacagaTCCAGCCATCCACCCAGCCAAGAGAATCAAGAGAGGGAAAATGGAGGGCGCGATTCAGGTTGTGACCATCGTCGGGAAGCTGCTGGGCGAGGAGTACCGGCAAATCCGAGGCGTCGGCGGCCAGGTGGCTGAGCTCGGCGATGAGCTGGCCACCATGAACACCATCCTCCTCATGAACTCGGAAACTGACGAGGTCTTCATTGACCACTTCGTCCGGGAGTGGATGAAGCAGGTACGCGAGCTCGCCTACGATGTAGAGGATTGCATTCAGCTCTACATCCTCCGCATCCCCCGGTTCCGGGCACGGCAAAGAGACCGCTTTCTCGTCTGGCCCAAACACATGGTCAAGACGATCCTCTCTCGCCGTCGACTGGCTTATGAGATCAAGGAACTCCGTGCTCGTGCTGTCGTGATCAGCGAGCGCCACGCGCGTTATGGCGTCACCCGCGAGGCGCTGGGCCGCTCTACCTCTCCCTACTTAGCCACCCCCGCGCCGGCGCCGGAGCCAGTGCTGGGTCCTCCCGTCGTTCGGCCGGCAGCAAACCAGTATGTGGGCATCACGGAGCAGGCAAACAAACTGGCTGAGATGGTGAAGGGGCTGACTGGCAATGAGGGTGGCATGACGCTCAAGGTGTTCTGCATCGTGGGGTTCGGTGGAATCGGGAAGACTACCCTGGCGAGGGAGGTGTGCCTGCAGCTAGAGACGGAGTTCCAACGCCAAGCGCAAGTGTCCGTATCCCGGGCATTTGACGGCATGAGGGATATGAAGGGATTGCTGAAGCGCATGCTTCAGCAGATGGTAAAGCAGAAAGCAGATAACGCGGAAGGCATCAACAAAGAGGACCCCCTAAATGGCATCGACGAGATGAATGTAGAGCAGCTCACCTACAAGCTCATGGAGGTTCTCAGGGACACGAGGTACATATACACAAACTATCTGTTTATTTGTCTATCTCTCTAttaagtttttctttttttctttcaaatttgttcTGTCTATTAAGGTTAATCTCTCTATACAAGTTAATAATGTACTAAAAGATTACCCTCATATCGACAGTACCAGTACAAACCCCCACTAATAAATGTATAAAGGGCAATATGAACCTTTGGCAAATAGTACACAGTTTCATATGTATGGTGGGTTGGCTACCATATACACTGTACGTCCGGGGCCTGATTTTCTGTTAAACTGCAACAAAGAGTGTGGGCGACGTGAGTCGAACTTATAACCTCTTTGTACAGAGAGAACCACACCAACCAGGACATCTTAACACTTCTGCCTATttacttctttttttccttttcttctttttcagTTAGTGGAAGGCCCCAGTTTCGCTGGGCTGGCCCATTGCTGAACTGATGTTTTTCCAattatttttttttcctttttttgtttttctgttttgtaACTTTTTCCAAAAAATGTTTGACCTTTCAaaactttgtgcaaaacttttcaaTATGTCCCTTCTCCAAATTTTGTTCATAATATACAAATATTCGCATTTACAGAAAATTGTACAgacatttcaaaaaaatgttcgtggctttcaaaactgctcagAATGTCAAAACACAAACCTCTTTTAAAAAGGTCGAACATAACATGAGAAATTTCTcaattttttgaatatttttttagaaacactatggaattaaaaaaataaaaatacctAAAAATTGAAACCAATTGTTTTTTAATTTTCCTGAaccatttttgtatttttttagaaAATATTAGGAACCAGAAACTTTTAAAAATTCCGAACCAATTTTGAAAGCGAGAACATTATTTGAAACTCCCCGAAAaatttaaaatttgtgaacaaatttttcaTAGCCTTGTATGACCAAcccaaggcaccatgccaagttgttttggcTATCGGCATGTGTTGCATTTTCTAGAGTTTCTCTGTGAAAAAAGACCGATAAATGGCCGGACGTGTCGCAACGTGCATACGGTGGTGAAAGTCGTTCCATACTGGCATGGATGCATACAATGTGCATGCCTACCTGGTGGCAAAAGTTTTCTCCAAGAGGCCAAAAAATACCACGTTTAACGTAGGGAGTCCAGGTAGGCAAAAAGGCTCTGTTGGAGAGCACATTTTTCTCTGACATCAGCCAAATGATCATAGATTTTTTTACCAAGACCGTGTATGAATAATTCAAGGTACCATGCCAAGTTGCTTCGGTTTTAGATAAGTTTTGCATTTTCTGTAGTTTCCTCGGTCAAAAAAGCATGTGGGTATGCCCATCATAGGCATCCATGCCAGGTGAACGACTTTCGCCACCGTATACAAGTTGCGACAAGTCCAACCATTTATTGGTATTGTTTAACCGTGAAAATTCTAGAAAACGCAAAACTTATCAAAAACCCAAACAAACTCGACatgatgccttgaattggtcatacaaggctaTGAAAGAAATTGAGGCCAATTAAGGGATGTCAAGAAACAATATGCTCCCAAATGAACCCTTCTGGCCTACTCGAACACTCCTTTTTAACACGGTATTATTTTTTGAATGTCTCGGGATTGGCCACAACTTTTGCAAGTAGGTGGGCATGACCATGTTAGCCATCCACGCCTAGTTTGAAAGACTTCCGACACCGTACGCACGTTGTGACACATATATATGTGCATTTATCAATCTTTTTCACCGAGAACACACCAGAAAAATGCAAAACTTGTTAAAAACCCGAACAACATGGCATGGTACCTTTAGTTGGCTAAGGCCAGGGAAAAATTAGGGCCATTTCAAGAATGTCGAGAAACAAGGTGCTCTCAAACAGAGTCTTCTGGCCTATCTAGATGCTTTATTTTGGACATCCTTGAGATGATCCTAACTTTTGCAACCATCTGGAAATGCCTATGGTGGCCATCCATTCCAGGTTTGACCGATTTTTGACACCGTATGAAAGTTGCGACACATCCGGCTATTTATCAACCTTTTGACCGAgaaaaactccagaaaatgcaaaatTTGTTGAAAATCAAAGCAACATTGCACTATGCCTTGAATTGATCATACAAGC is a window of Triticum dicoccoides isolate Atlit2015 ecotype Zavitan chromosome 2B, WEW_v2.0, whole genome shotgun sequence DNA encoding:
- the LOC119361485 gene encoding disease resistance protein Pik-2-like is translated as MEGAIQVVTIVGKLLGEEYRQIRGVGGQVAELGDELATMNTILLMNSETDEVFIDHFVREWMKQVRELAYDVEDCIQLYILRIPRFRARQRDRFLVWPKHMVKTILSRRRLAYEIKELRARAVVISERHARYGVTREALGRSTSPYLATPAPAPEPVLGPPVVRPAANQYVGITEQANKLAEMVKGLTGNEGGMTLKVFCIVGFGGIGKTTLAREVCLQLETEFQRQAQVSVSRAFDGMRDMKGLLKRMLQQMVKQKADNAEGINKEDPLNGIDEMNVEQLTYKLMEVLRDTS